Proteins from one Homalodisca vitripennis isolate AUS2020 chromosome 3, UT_GWSS_2.1, whole genome shotgun sequence genomic window:
- the LOC124358727 gene encoding 1,5-anhydro-D-fructose reductase-like isoform X2, whose amino-acid sequence MAKLTATSVLKSASGMEMPIFGLGTWQSVDAELERALHTALEVGYRLIDTAFVYNNEEAIGRVLSEWLRSGKISRQDIFITTKLPMQGNSPKLVREYLQKQLKALQLKYVDLYLIHHPAGINADEVIKHEGNTVDNTGLKLDMTTDHVALWKEMEKQVDDGLTKAIGLSNFNVKQIERILKVARIPPANLQIELYLYNQGKAEQELCRQKGITMTSYSTLGSRSVPNGLLSGANLNPLQDPVVCRIAKSHNKSTGQVLLRHVLQLGIAIIPKSSNPIRIRENFQVFNQEKAVPIRKHRRHHLSSGWNAFPLSWNFFLNILRSIA is encoded by the exons agtGTGGACGCGGAACTGGAGAGAGCTCTACACACAGCACTTGAGGTCGGATATCGCCTCATTGACACAGCTTTTGTCTACAACAACGAGGAGGCTATCGGCCGAGTGCTGAGTGAGTGGCTGCGATCAGGCAAGATTAGTCGCCAGGACATTTTTATCACTACCAAG CTACCTATGCAAGGGAACAGTCCTAAACTTGTTCGGGAGTATTTACAGAAGCAATTGAAAGCGCTCCAGCTGAAGTATGTGGACCTATACTTGATACACCATCCCGCTGGGATCAATGCTGATGAAGTGATAAAACACGAAGGCAACACAGTGGACAATACAGGGTTGAAACTGGACATGACGACTGATCACGTGGCTTTATGGAAG GAAATGGAAAAACAAGTGGACGATGGACTAACTAAAGCGATTGGTCTATCCAACTTTAACGTCAAACAGATAGAGCGTATTCTTAAAGTGGCTCGCATACCTCCAGCAAACTTGCAGATAGAACTGTACCTCTACAATCAGGGTAAGGCAGAGCAAGAATTGTGTAGGCAGAAAGGTATCACTATGACGTCATACTCCACACTTGGCTCACGTAGCGTACCTAATGGCCTGCTTTCTGG aGCGAACTTAAATCCTCTGCAGGATCCGGTAGTCTGCCGCATAGCCAAGTCTCACAATAAGTCGACAGGTCAAGTTCTACTGAGACATGTCCTACAGTTGGGCATCGCAATCATCCCTAAAAGTTCCAACCCAATCAGAATTCGTGAGAATTTTCAG GTATTCAATCAGGAGAAGGCTGTTCCGATACGAAAACACAGACGCCATCACCTTTCCAGTGGATGGAACGCTTTCCCCCTTTCCTGGAACTTTTTCCTCAATATTCTGCGATCTATTGCCTAG
- the LOC124358727 gene encoding 1,5-anhydro-D-fructose reductase-like isoform X1: MAKLTATSVLKSASGMEMPIFGLGTWQSVDAELERALHTALEVGYRLIDTAFVYNNEEAIGRVLSEWLRSGKISRQDIFITTKLPMQGNSPKLVREYLQKQLKALQLKYVDLYLIHHPAGINADEVIKHEGNTVDNTGLKLDMTTDHVALWKEMEKQVDDGLTKAIGLSNFNVKQIERILKVARIPPANLQIELYLYNQGKAEQELCRQKGITMTSYSTLGSRSVPNGLLSGANLNPLQDPVVCRIAKSHNKSTGQVLLRHVLQLGIAIIPKSSNPIRIRENFQVFDFELSATEMEELNNLDKGEEGRRFHLEALKPHPEYPYPG; encoded by the exons agtGTGGACGCGGAACTGGAGAGAGCTCTACACACAGCACTTGAGGTCGGATATCGCCTCATTGACACAGCTTTTGTCTACAACAACGAGGAGGCTATCGGCCGAGTGCTGAGTGAGTGGCTGCGATCAGGCAAGATTAGTCGCCAGGACATTTTTATCACTACCAAG CTACCTATGCAAGGGAACAGTCCTAAACTTGTTCGGGAGTATTTACAGAAGCAATTGAAAGCGCTCCAGCTGAAGTATGTGGACCTATACTTGATACACCATCCCGCTGGGATCAATGCTGATGAAGTGATAAAACACGAAGGCAACACAGTGGACAATACAGGGTTGAAACTGGACATGACGACTGATCACGTGGCTTTATGGAAG GAAATGGAAAAACAAGTGGACGATGGACTAACTAAAGCGATTGGTCTATCCAACTTTAACGTCAAACAGATAGAGCGTATTCTTAAAGTGGCTCGCATACCTCCAGCAAACTTGCAGATAGAACTGTACCTCTACAATCAGGGTAAGGCAGAGCAAGAATTGTGTAGGCAGAAAGGTATCACTATGACGTCATACTCCACACTTGGCTCACGTAGCGTACCTAATGGCCTGCTTTCTGG aGCGAACTTAAATCCTCTGCAGGATCCGGTAGTCTGCCGCATAGCCAAGTCTCACAATAAGTCGACAGGTCAAGTTCTACTGAGACATGTCCTACAGTTGGGCATCGCAATCATCCCTAAAAGTTCCAACCCAATCAGAATTCGTGAGAATTTTCAG GTATTTGATTTTGAACTGAGTGCAACTGAAATGGAGGAGCTGAATAATCTGGATAAAGGGGAAGAAGGCCGCCGGTTTCATCTTGAAGCTTTAAAacctcatcctgaatatccttaTCCAGGATAA